The proteins below are encoded in one region of Neoasaia chiangmaiensis:
- the pdxA gene encoding 4-hydroxythreonine-4-phosphate dehydrogenase PdxA, with protein MLPALTMGDPAGIGPELTAAAWTAQATPFVWLGDPALLRDRVPVRVVADAREALAAFATALPVLPLTLGAAVLPGQPDPANGAAVIESIALATKLALSGAVSGVVTNPISKHVLRQAGFPYPGHTEFLAALCDRPGEEVMMLASPRLRVVPVTVHVSLRQALATLDTARIVAVGRITAAALRRDFGIAAPRLAVAGLNPHAGENGLMGDEEGAIIVPAIEALRADGIDAFGPLPPDTMFTEAARARYDTALCMYHDQALIPLKTLDMASGVNATLGLPIVRTSPDHGTAFDIAGKGLADVSSLLAALRLAGEMGVHRRNFMQGEAS; from the coding sequence GCCGGAACTGACCGCCGCGGCGTGGACGGCGCAGGCGACGCCGTTCGTCTGGCTGGGCGATCCGGCGTTGTTGCGCGATCGCGTGCCGGTCAGGGTGGTCGCGGATGCGCGGGAGGCGCTGGCGGCTTTCGCCACGGCCCTGCCGGTGCTGCCGCTGACGCTGGGCGCGGCAGTGTTGCCGGGCCAGCCCGACCCGGCGAACGGCGCGGCGGTGATCGAATCCATCGCACTGGCGACGAAGCTGGCGTTGTCCGGTGCCGTGTCGGGCGTCGTGACCAATCCGATCAGCAAGCATGTGTTGCGGCAGGCCGGTTTTCCCTATCCCGGCCATACGGAATTCCTTGCGGCGCTTTGCGACAGGCCGGGCGAGGAAGTCATGATGCTGGCCTCGCCGCGTTTGCGCGTCGTGCCGGTGACGGTGCATGTCAGCCTGCGGCAGGCGCTGGCGACGCTGGATACGGCGCGGATCGTCGCGGTGGGGCGGATCACGGCCGCCGCCCTGCGCCGGGATTTCGGGATTGCGGCGCCACGTCTGGCGGTGGCGGGGCTCAATCCGCATGCGGGTGAGAACGGGTTGATGGGCGATGAGGAAGGCGCGATCATCGTGCCGGCCATCGAGGCCCTGCGCGCGGATGGAATCGATGCTTTCGGGCCGCTGCCGCCGGATACGATGTTCACCGAGGCGGCGCGTGCGCGTTACGACACGGCGCTGTGCATGTATCACGATCAGGCGTTGATTCCGCTCAAGACGCTCGACATGGCGTCGGGCGTGAATGCGACGCTCGGCTTGCCGATCGTCCGGACATCGCCCGATCACGGTACGGCGTTCGATATCGCCGGCAAGGGGCTCGCGGATGTCTCCAGCCTGCTGGCGGCGTTGCGGCTGGCCGGTGAGATGGGGGTGCATCGGCGGAATTTCATGCAGGGAGAAGCGTCATGA